The DNA window ATCCTTATCGAGCGGTCGAGGACTCTAACCACACCGCGCTCGTACTCGTTGAGCTCCAGCCCCTTGGCCTTCTCGACGAGTTCAACAAACTCGGGCTTGAGCAGAAACTCCTGGCTTAAAACGGAAAGCTCGCCCTGGGCCACCGAGCGCTCAAGGATGCCCTCCCTGGGCATGTTGACCTCCATGTCCCAGCCGAGGACGCTCTGGGCGTGGTTTATCGCCCATATCCTCCTGTACCTTGAGAGGATTTCCCTTATGGTCTCGTTCTGGAAGACGGACTCCATACTATTCACCGGGGAAATCTCGACTGGAAACTTTTAAACCTTTTCGATATTCATCTAAACGTGCGGGTAAAAACCGATTACTCTCACCGGAAACGGCTTAAAGGATGGGTCATACACCCTGAAAACTATCCCGGTGGTACACATGAGGTTTGACCTAGTTGTCCTCGGTCACGTCTCGATAGACACGATAATCTTTCCGGATGGAAAGAGGATTGACATGCCCGGAGGAGCGGCCGCGGCGGTCGCTACATCCGCTTCACTGGCCGGGGCGAGGGTTGGTCTCGTGACGAAAATCGGGGAGGACTTCCCGAGGGAGTGGCTGGAAAAACTTGCTCAATACGTTGACATAACGGGGGTTCAGGTTCTCCCGGGGAAGACGATACACATATGGGTGATATACAAGGAGGATGAGAGCGTTGAATCACCGGTCGAGATGGGCGTTGCAGAGAAGATGGGCGAAACACCGATTCCCGAGGAGTACATGAAAGCAGAGCTCTTCCACATAGCACCAATTCCACCTGAGGAACAGCTGAAGGCCATGGAAAGGCTTGAGGGAAAAAGGATAAGCCTCGATTTTAACCCAACTTACTATGAGGATTACCGGAAGAAGCCAGAGCTGGTCAGGGAACTCGTCTCAAGGAGCGAGGTAATTTTCCCAAACGAGAGAGAGGCGAGGCTCATAACCGGACTGGAGGACGTCAGGAAATCCGCGGAGGAGCTCTACTCATGGGGGGCAGAGCTCGTCGTGATTACGCGGGGCGAAAGGGGCGTCCTGATTTACGATGGCGACTTCCACGAGTTCCCCGCGTTGCCGGTTAAGGGGGAAATAGACCCAACAGGAGCTGGAGACGCTTTTGCGGGCGGTTTTCTTGCCGGTTATTCGAGGGGGAAACCTCTTGAGGAGTGCGCGAGGCTCGGACTTGAGATGGCGAGGCGGACGCTCATGAAGACCGGAAGCTGGGCAATCAGCCTTTGAGGATTGTGTAGAGGAGGACGTAGAGGGAGACCATGAGAAGCCCCGCCACGAGGGTGTTGCTCAGACTGGGGAGGAACACCGAGGTAAAGAGGAGGACGTAGTAGAGGGGGACAGCAAGGAAAACAGAGGCGAACAGGATGACGTAATGGGACAGGGGGACATTTCTACTGGCCAGATGGGCGCTCTCGACGTATATAATCCCGAAGGACAGTGCCAGAAGGGGGTAAACGCCTGAGGGCCGGTAGTATGCCAGCAGTGAACCGAGGAAAGCGAGGAATAGGTAGCCGAGGGGCTCGTAGAGGAGCGCGAGACCCGCGAGAGCTCCGGAGATGTATAAGGCCCACTTCGGGAGCAGGGGGTAGATGAGCAGGAGCGCTAGGGCAAACAAGAGAATTGAGAGGAGTTTTCTCATCTCGACATCGCCTCCGCTATGGCGCTCTTCAGGGGCTTCTTCACGTTCCAGTCAACTATCAGGCCGTAACCGGAGAGGCTCTTGAGGGTGGCCTTTCTCCTGGCCTCGACCAGCCTCATGGCGAGCTCTTCTTCCTCGCCCTTCGGCTCGTAAACGCTGTTGGGGTTGGGGCTTATAACGACGACGCGGTAGTTGTGCTCGGCGAGAATCTTCAAAGCCCTCCTGCTCTCATCGGTTATGAGGGGAGAGAAGTAGAGGATTTGGGCCCTCGGGGGGAAGGCCCTCTTGACGAGGTGCTCGACCTGATAGGCTATGAGGTTGTTCTTGTCTGGCTTCGCCGTGCTGAGGAAGTCTATGCACTTGAAGAAGTGCCTCTTACCGTAGTCAACCCTGACCCAGAGTGGTATTTCTTCCGCAAGAAGAAGGCCGAAGCTCGTCCCGTCGTTGAGGGCGTTGAGCATCAGGGAAGCAGCGGCCCGTATCAGGTAGTCGAAGACCGGCCCGTTGGAGGCGCTCGCGTCGACTATGAAGACGACGTCAACTTTCCTCTCGCTCTCGAACTCGTTGGCCATTATCTTCCCCGTTCTCGCCGTGGCCTTCCAGTTGATTATCTTAAGCGGGTCTCCCGGGCGATATTCCCTGACCGCGTGGAACTCAAGGCCTTCACCAACGAGGGGAGAGGGAAGGGGGCCGACAGTTATCTTCGTGCCCCTCGTGGAGTAAGGGGTCTCTACGTCGTAGAGGACGGGAACACCGATGACCTCTGTAAAGGCATCGGCATAGGCCTCGATTGAGAAGAACCCGAAGGGGTCCTTATAGATGACCTCGACCCTTTCGAAGGTGTGTATTCCCCTCTTCATCCTGACGGTGTATTTGAGCACACCCTCCTCCCCGGGGTTGAGGGAAAAGACCTTCGAGGGACTCCCCGAGGTAACCTCAAGGTCTCCGGGAACCACGTCCCTGATGAGCAGGTGGTCGGCCCTGAAGTCGGGCTTAACGTGGAGTTCTACCTCGACCTCCTCCCCCTCAAGGAAGCGGTCGTGGGGAATCACCCTCCAGACCTTCACCTCCCCTGAGGGCTTAAAGAGGACGTAGGCCGAAGAAAGGAGCGTGATGTAGGGCAGTATGAGGTAAACTGCCCCCCAGTGGAGCGTGGCAACGGCAACGACGGGTATGGCCCAGAGGGCGAGGAAAAAGAGGGCCAGCTTGGCCGTTGGGGAGGGGCCTTTTTCCTCGACTTCCTCCTCAGGAAACCTCGCCGGTTGGAAGGGTATTCCGGAGAGACCCTGCATGGTCTTCCCTCACTCGAACTTGGGAACCGGGACTTTCTCAAGTATCTTCTCCATGACGCTCTCCTGGGAGACGCGGGTGTACCAGAGCTCCCTCTTCAGTATGAGCCTGTGGCTCAGAGCGGGAACAGCGACGGCCTTGACGTCGTCTGGGATTACGTAGTCCCTCCCGTTGATGGCCGCGTAGGCCCGGGAGAGCTTCAGCAGGGCCAGAGAACCCCTCGGTGAGGCACCCACGTCCAGACTCCTCCTGTCGTTCCTCGTGGCTATGACGATGTCAACGATGTAATCGAGCACCGGTTCGCTGACGTAGACGTCTTCAATGGCCCTTTGCATCTCGGTGACCTCTTCGGCCGAGACGACGGGGTTTATCTCGACGTCCTCCCTCTTCCTTTCAATCCTTCTCCGGAGGATTTCTTTCTCCTGCTCCCTCGTGGGGTAACCAACGCGGAGCCTCACAAGGAAGCGGTCGAGCTGTGCCTCTGGAAGTGGATAGGTTCCCTCCTGCTCTATCGGGTTCTGGGTGGCTATGACTACGAAGGGCTTTGGAAGGGTGTAGGTGTTGCCCTCAACCGTTACCTGCCTCTCCTGCATCGCCTCCAGAAGGGCAGACTGGGTCTTCGGGGGAGAGCGGTTTATCTCATCAGCTAGAAGTATGTTGGTGAACACGGGTCCTCTCCTGAACTCGAACTCAAGGGTCTTCTGGTTGAAGACGCTCACGCCCAGTATGTCGCTCGGGAGCAGGTCGGGGGTGAACTGAACACGCCTGAATTCTAGGCCGAGGGCCGAGGCGAAGCTCTTGGCCATTAGGGTCTTCGCCAGCCCGGGGAGGTCTTCGATGAGAACGTGCCCGTCTGCCAGTATCGTGGCGAGAAGCATCTTTAGAACGTTCTCCTTGCCCACAATGGCCTTCCCTACCTCCTTCAGTATGAGCTCCGACTTTTCGTGCACTTTCTCAATCCTCATTCAAATCAGCCTCCAGTATTTCAAGGGCCCTCTTGAGGCCCTCGTATGGGTTCTTCGATGAGTAGAAGGCCCTCAGAGCGGGAGGGGGGTTCACCCGGAGCTCGTGGAAGCTCTTTCCAGTAAGGGTGTGGTAAGCCTCAAGGAGCTCATCTTCCACGAGGTTCCGGGCACCGCCCTTTCTAGCCCTCTTAACTATCTTTAGGGCCCTCTCAAAGTCCGGCCTCTTCCCCGGGGGTTCTTCCTCAACCACCCGCCCCCCGCTCAGCCTCAGGTCCACACCCATGAGCAGGACACCGAGGAGGAAAGCCAGCGCGAGGACGGAGAGCCATCTGAGGTAGTACTCCCCTGGCAGGATTGACAGGAGAAGGAACACCGAGATGACGAGTATCCTCCCCTTCCTCTCAGCCAGCGCCTTCGACCAGCTCACGGGCCTTCCCCCTCAACCGGTTGTATATCTCAAGAGCCCTATAGGCATCGTCCCAGCCGAGAACCTCTGGAGCATAGCGGGCCTTTTCAAAGAGCCTCGTGAGCTCTTCAAATGCCTCGTGCATATACCTCACGTGCTCCGCGTGCTCCCAGTGCGTCCAGCTCTCGCGGTAGGGGACGCCGAGGCCCTCAAGCCAAAGGACGGCGTTCTTATATATCTCAACAACCGCCTCCTTGGGGTTGGAGAACCTTTCGAGGCCGAGCTCATCGAGCTTCCTGTCGAAGGCCATTGCCCTCTCAACCTTCCTCTTCCTTTCAAGTTCAGCCCTCGCGAGGCGGTAGTAGTGAAAGCCGAGGTAAGCGAAGAGCAGAAGGAGGGGAACCAGAAAGAGCAGGTAGAGGTGGAGGTAGAGGGACGAACTCATGAACTGGATGGAGGTCTTTGCCCCGGCTGTCCCGAGGGGCTTCATGTACGGGGTGCAGTTGAGGAGTGTCCCGTTGACCCGGGCGCACGTTCCAGTAAAGCCCTGACCCTCAGAGGAAGACCTGCCCATAAAGCGGAACATCAGTATCAGGATTATACTGAGGGCAATGAAGGAGAAGAGGGACGTGTTCTCCTCTTCAAATCTTCTTTTGGCGCCTTTGATGTCCCGAAAGTAGAGGAACAAGAAGAGGATCATGATAAGGCCCCCGAGGAAGCCGGCCATTACGACGGCATCGAGAACTCCCACAGGTTCAGGGGTGTGCTCATGGGGTCTGGAGAAGGCGTGGGAATTCAGCAGGAGGGCGAGGAGGACAAGTACTGTGAGCAGGAGGAGCAAAAACCTGCCTCTGGTGGACATACCTGTTCACGGCTTCAGGTGAGCAAAGACATATAAAAGCCTTACGGGAGGGTAAATAGGGTGGAGGGAATGAAGGTTCCGAGGCTCTACGTGGAGGGCAATAGGGAGGACTGCGTTGAAGGGAAGAGGGTTATACGGGACTGCGTCATCATAGACGGCAACGTTGAGGTCTGGCTCGGAAAGAGTGAGGAAGTGCCGGGGTTCGTGTCAGAGAAGGCCAAGTTCCTCGCCAGGGAAGTCTACGACAGGTTTTACCTCTACGTTGACCAGACCACAGGGAAGGTCGAGGCTGATGCAATCATAGTTCTACCCGACGGGAGGACGAGGATATATCTCCGTAGGGGCGACGGGCTTATGTTGCTCCCCGTTGAGGGCTTCACAAAGACCCTCATAGCCAACGTCGGCAACAGGGTCAGAACGGGAGATGCCTTCGCCGCGGTAACAACCCGGAAGGGAGAGGTTCACTATCTAAAGCCCCCCCGAAACGGAACGGTGGTCTTCATAGACGAGATAACGAACAGGCCCCACTACGTCTACTACATCCTGCCAGAGGAGTGATTACTCGCCCTTTATCCCCTTTACAATTGCCTCGATGCTCGACCTCAACGCCAGGTTTATGCCGTCAAGCCTGTCCATGCCCTTTATCGTGCGCGTGTTGTGGGCACTCGTTATAATCAGCGACCACTTGTAAATCCTGTCCCTAACCGGACTGCTCTGGAACATAGCTATGAACTTCTCACCGCCGGAACTGACCTCGACTATCTCCACATCTGTGTTCCCGAGTTTTGAGGAGTAAACTTCGCGAACCTCAAGGTCACTGTATTCACTTTTCAAGACGTCAGAAAGATACCCCATCTAGGTCACCAACATAACGTTGGGTACAATCCCTTATATACCTACCGCACGGGAAAGTAAGTCACCAAAAGGGTTATAAAAGGCGGAAGTAAGTCCAAGTGAAGCAATTTTGGAGTTGAAGGAAATGAAAGTTGAGCCTGGAGATATGGTTCTTTTCCACTACGTTGGAAGGTTTGAGAACGGCGAGGTTTTTGACACCAGCTACGAGGATCTCGCAAGGAAAAATGGCGTTTACGTGGAGGAGCGCGAGTACGGTCCGATGTGGGCCACCATCGGAGTTGGCGAAATAATACCCGGTCTTGACGAGGCCATGATAGGCATGGAAGCCGGAGAGAGGAAGACCGTAACAGTTCCCCCGAGAAGGCCTACGGCATGCCGAACCCGGAGCTCGTCATAAAGGTTCCTGTCGAAGAGTTCTCAAAGGCCGGTTTGGAGCCTCAGGAAGGCCTCTATGTGATGACCGACTCGGGAATAGCGAAGATAGTGGCCGTTGAGGGAAATACTGTCTCGCTGGACTTCAACCACCCGCTGGCAGGAAAGACTCTGATCTTTGAGGTCGAGGTGCTGGAAATAAAGAAATCAGAAGAGGCCGGCGCTGATGTTGACGCTCAGCATTGAGCGGTAGATTATAACGCCCATTGCCACGAGAAGGAAGGCGTACTTGAGACCCGATGTGTATTTTCCTTCCCTTATTACACCTATACCAATCCCAGATACTATGGCCTGCAGCACAACGAATCCAAAGATTACGTTCTGTATGGCCTGAATTGGAAGAGAAATACCCGTGCCGGCACCGCTCATGGACTCCATAACCTTCCCAACTATGCCGAGTATCATCGGCCCTACGAAACCGCTCGTTATTATGAAAAACATTGTCTGCATACCCGTTGAGGCCTTTCTCTCCTTCTGTATCCTCAGAATCTCCCTAACGTCGTTGGCTACAGAGACAAGAACTTCGCTCATCGGAGCACCTCTCTCAAGGGCTTCTATGACTATCATCATGGAGCGATATATTACTGGAGACCTGCGGTTCCTTATGGCAAAGGCTCTGAGGGCATCAACGGTTGGACGTCCCTTTCTTATCTCCGCCACGGTCTTTCTGAATTCATCTGTGAGGGCGCCGAACTTTGCTGTTGTCAGTTCTTCAAGAGCCTCGGAGAACGAGATGCCTGCCCTGAGGGAGCTGGCCAGATAGAAAAACGCATCCGGAAGGAACTTTTCCATTTCCTCGGTCTTTTTCATCACCCTCCAGTAGGGGTAGGCGTAGATCAGTCCGATCAACACCGAGATAAACGCGAGGATAGAGTTAATGGTAGTTGAAAACAACAGCACTGCCACTCCGACGATGAAAGACAGTATCAGTGAGAGCACTATGTACTCAGCTGCTAGGAAGTTTATTCCCGCTGAATAGATTAAAAGTTCATATCGCTTGAGCCATCTCTCGGGGAGGACTCTCTCGATGATTGAGACGAGTCCCGTTGCTATTCCTCCTCTCGGCAACCTTTTCACCTCGGTTCGGCCTTCTTAATCAGGTTTATTATTATCAGGGAAAGGCCCGGAAAGGCCACCAGCAGTATAATCGCCATGGTCTGGATGTCAAAGATGAGGGCTTGGGCCATTATTGATCCCGCAAGTATTCCAACTATGAACATAGTCGGCATTACTATCGTCATGAACATGTAGACAAAGGAGACACCGTTGACCTTCTGAACGTACTCGACGAGTCTCATTCTATACTCAAAGGCAAAGTCTTCGGCCATCTTGTAGAGGATATCGGAAAGGTTGCCACCGAATTTGACCGCGCGGAGTATCTGCTTGACTACTCTGCTGACCTTGTCGGAAGCCATCTTCTCCTCGAAGCGCTGCAGGGCCTCCTCCAGGGAGGCACCCGTTCTCATGTCCCTCAGCATCAAGTCGAACTCCTCGGAGAGGACACCGTAGTCTGCCCGTGCAACGGAGAGGATTGCCTCTTCTATACCCACCCCCGCGCTCAGAAGGGAAGCCATATGCCTGAGAGCGTAGGGAAGGGCCCTTTCAACCTCTGTGACACGACGCTTCCAGACCATTCGGGGGTACTGTCTCATGTAGCCAAAGCCTCCGAGGAAGCCGAGGAGGCCAATGAGGATGGAGGTCTCAAGGGGCATGTACATTAAGTAAGCGAAAATGAAGGCAAAGATGCCCGCAAAAAATGAAACGACTAGCATTTGTGCCACGTATTTCTCCTTGGATATGAACATGCTCGCCCTGAAGAGGTCGTAGTCTAAGCCTTTAAACGACTGAGTCAGCGAGGATATTGGCCCGCGGAAGTGCCTCAAAAGAGCTTCTGCAAGCCTTTCGGAGAGTGGCTTGCTAATCTCCTCCTTGCGCCACTGGAGAACTTCTTCTACTAGCTTTTCCCTCTCCTCTTCAAGACGGCCCTCTGGGGTTTCCATCTGGAGTTCCTTAAGTCGTCTCAGCCTTTCCTGAATTTGAGCCTTTGGGACCTTTTTAAGGGGTCGTCGGGCTCCCTCAGAGATTTTCCTTCCGAGGTCTTCCAAGAAATCTATGACCGCCAAAGCCCATCACCCCGCCATAAACTGGGCGATTCTCTCAGCCACTTCTACGCTGCTCTCGGCCTGCACCCTCTTCAGGAGGCTTTCCTGGTCGATGTAGAACATCCGGATATAGTGGCCAACCTTGTCGATGCTTCTTATTCCGTTCTCCACCATCCACTCAAGGACCAGCTTCCTCTTCTCAATCTCCTCCTCAATCTCCCTCATGCTGAGGCCCGTGTGCTTGGCCAGCGTGGCAAGGGTCTTGCTAGGAACTCCCGTGGGCACTAGTTCGTCCTTTACGGGGTCGTACTTGAAGAGCTGGTTAAGCTGAACGCTCTCCGCCTCAAGACTGGAGACCTCGGCTATTTCCGTAACGCGTCTGACGGTTCCCTTCTTTCTACTGTTGAAGCGAACCTGCATTATTATTATATCGAGGGCGGGTATCATTATTCTCGGGACGTTCATCGGCGGACTCTCAAGCCTTATTATTGTCTCGCGAGCACTGTTGGCGTGTATCGTGCCCATACAGTTTGAGACCAGTATGCCGTTGGCCACGTAGTTGTGGTCGTCTTCAACGGTCAGATCGTAGAGGTACTTAATTCCGAGCTCTTCGGGTGAAACCTCTTCAACGCTGACAACTTCATCCCAGTAAACGTCGCCTTCAGCTATGAGCTGGAGGCGCTTCGCCATTACCCAAGCGTCTTCATCGCCGATATCGGTGGCTATCCGCTGGAACGCCAGGGCAACTCCCTTCAGTGCTGAGCGCCTTATCTCGCCTACCCTGCTCTTCTCAACGTGCCTTATGAGGCTCTCCGAAACTTTTTCCCCAGCGTAGTGGGAGGCCAGCTTTGAGAGTTCCGCAACGCTGAGGCCGAGCCTGAGGCGGAGCGGCCTTATCATATCGCTTGAGATTGGAACGCGGTAGGTTCTCCTGCCGCGGTATGACCTCTTCTCGGCGAGGATTTCGTCGAGCTTCGCCCTCTTCCTTGAATGGCGAAGCGGAATAAGCGAGCGGAACTTCCTGAGGTCTTCGACGCCGCTTATAGTGACGCGGAATACGTAACCCTCCTTGAAGCCCCTGTTCTTAACCCTCGTGACGGTGCTTATTATGCCGATCCTCTGGAGGGCGTACCATACCTTTCTCGCCGCGTTCTCGCTTTTGGTTGTCAGGACTATTGAAGGCCCGTTTGGATCAACGTAGCCGTCGGCATCGAAGAGCCCAGCCAGGAAGTGGCGCATAAGCTCATCGTTAGAGAGTACCAAGTGGGGAACGTCCCAGTTGCCCTTTTCTCCCTTGGGTATCCCAAAGGCCCTTGAAAGGAACTCCGCGAAAATCTTGGAGCCGTAGGTTACCACCGTACTCGTCCCGTTGTCCTTGATTGAAGGCCTGCTCTCGGGAAGGAACTCGGAGAGTGAATCGAGGAAAGCTTTCATATACTTACCATCATCAAAAGTCGCCGAGAGGTAGTAGCCGTTCGAGGAGATATAGCCATCGCCAAGTAATACGCCAACCACGTAGGCTAACCTTTCATCAACTTCCCTGACGAGCCTGACAGGATTGGAGTTAACCGAGAGCAGGAACTGTGCCTTTTCAGGTGGTAACCCATCGTTCGGAACCTTTACCATGCCCTTTCCGTTTGGAACGAGGTAATAGTCACTTATTCCGGCGTAGACCTCAGGAGTTATTATTGCCCTCCTCTGCGGGGGCTTGGGTGGATTAAGCATCACTGCTACCCTATCACCCGGCTTGAGCTTTTCCGCCTCCTTTCTAACGACATCGCCCTCTGAGAAGACGAAGAATGGGTGGGTCTTGGTAAGTATTACCTCGTTTCCAGTTCTCGTCCTTATCCTAAGAAGCGTCTCCCCTTCCCTAACCTTTCTACGCCATACTCTTGAGACTATGTGCTTTCCTGCCTTGAGGTCAGGCCCGACGCTCACCACTTCAAAGCGGTCTTCCTCATCCAGTTCCACGTACTCCAAGTCTTTGTACGTCTTTACTCTGCCCGAGTACTTTTCGAAGAGCTTCTCAATTAAATTGCCAATGAGCTCGAAGCGTCCATCGGAGAGCTGAATAACCGAGAAGTCATAAAGGGCCCCATTATGCCCCGTGTTCATGGCCGTGAACATCGTTCTCGCCTCAGGCCCACGAACCTCACCGACTATAATCCTGTCTGGACGCATACGCAACGTGTTCCTCACCAGGTCGTCCATCGTTACCTCTCCCTTTCCTTCGAGGTTCGGGGGTCTTGTTTCGAGCCTTATCCAGTGCTCAACTGGTAGTTGGAGCTCCGCTGTGTCCTCAATGCTTATGACGCGCTCGCTGGGCGGGATGAACATGGCGAGGGAGTTTAGAGTTGTGGTCTTACCGGAACCGGTCCCACCGGAAACCAGTATGTTGGCGGGCTTGACTCCCAAACCGTCAACGAGAACCCAGAGGAAAGCGGCTATGTCTGAACTCATTGTTTGATACTTGATTAGGTCTATGATCGTGAGGGGATCCTTCTTGAACTTACGTATTGTTATTGTAGGCCCATCGAGGCTTATCGGGGGGATCGTTGCGTTGACACGACTTCCGTCGGGAAGGCGTGCATCAAGGAGGGGGCTCTGTTGGTCAATCCGCCTTCCGACCTCCCTGGCTATCCTTTCTATGATGTTCAGTATCTCCCTTTCATCTGGGAATGTTATGTTGGTCTTGCACATGTTGTGCTTCCTGTGCCAGACGTAGACTGGTTTTCCCGTTCCTATGACCATTATCTCCTCAAGATTGTCGTCCCTTACAAGGGGGTCAAGTTTACCGTAGCCTATCATCTGCTGGACTATGAGCTCGGCCAGCACCTCAATTCTGCCCTCTGAGAAGTGCGGTGCTTCATCTTTTATCATCTTTTTAACTGCATCCAGAAACACCCGCCTGCGCTTTTCGGGGTCGGGGATTGCGGCGGGGTCTATCTGGATTTCGGTTATTGCCCTCTCCTTAATCCTTTTGAAGAGCATTTCCTCGTCCTTGCTCAGCTTGGGGAGTATGAGCTCGTATATTGGAACTGGTTCTCCCTTCACCTTGAGGATTCGCACATTGCCGTAGGCGTCGAGAACCTGGGCCCTACCCGCGTATGACACTTCTTCTGTTCTCTCTGGACCGAGTATTGTGCTGAGAAGGGGAGGCCCTGCTGGTTTGGAGGGTCTTTTTGGCTCGGACTCGACGAGTATCTTGCTCAAGAAATCCACGCCTGCCTCTCCACCGATTGGCAAACCGCCAGAGGGCTTTTCTTCTTTTTTGGGCTTCTCTTTTTTTCCTCCGGTAAGTATATCCTCCAGAAAGCCTGTCCCGCTCTCCTTTTTATTCTCTTCCTTTTCTCCCTCTCCCCCGAGTATTGAGGCCAGAAAATCGGCCCCGGAGGAGGGACCCTCTTTTTCCTCCTCCTTTTTCTCTCCGCTCAGTATATCTTCTAAGCTACCCACGGAACTCTCCAGGAAGGGGAGAGGTGTCTCCTCTTTCTTTCCCTTATGAAGGACTTCCTCGAGAGGAGTTTCACCTTCCAGTATCTCATCTATCCAAGAAAACTCTTGCTTGGATTTCTTTTTTCTCTCCACACTCACCATCTCACCTTCCGGAGTTCGTCCAGCTCACACGATACGTTATTTCAACATCTTTCTTCATGAGGACGATCCATACCGGGAAGTCAAACCTTGCCCTTCTACGGGATTTTGGCTTGTACCTTGGAACACTTACGCCAGAGAGCAGGCTGGTGGTTAGATGGAAGAGGTTTGATGTGGCGTTTACCTCTGGCACGTTTCTTCTCCTAGGGGGTTCAGCTCCTTGGAACTTCCAGATAAAGTCTTTTACATATTCACTGTATGTCATGGTGTAGTTGGGGTAGTAGTCGTACGTTCTGGCATCGCTGAAGAGTATCGGTGGGGCCATGGCAAAGAACACACCAAAGGTTGAGTTATCCTCGTTTGGGACGTTGGTTACCTTGAATCTTATCAGACCTTCAACCTTCAGTACCTTTATATATCTATCTAGGAAGGGAAGCATGGATTTGAGACTCATTATCTTTGGATAGTTGAGAAGCTGGGGATAAACGACGCCACAGGTCAGCTTTTCAATCTCGTCAGGAGGAATGTTGATGTAGAGGTGACTTAACGTGCCGTTTGTGAATGTTACCGAGTCTATGTGGCCAGTCTCCCCGCAGGGACTTTGGTAGTCCAGCATATCAACGGTATACGATGCATTTGAGTTAATTCTAAAGTTTATTTTAACGGTCTCATACGGCATTATCCAGAAACCTACCATATAATTCAGGCTGTGATTTAGGGTGTAAAGCGAGATTCTGC is part of the Thermococcus sp. genome and encodes:
- a CDS encoding carbohydrate kinase family protein, with translation MRFDLVVLGHVSIDTIIFPDGKRIDMPGGAAAAVATSASLAGARVGLVTKIGEDFPREWLEKLAQYVDITGVQVLPGKTIHIWVIYKEDESVESPVEMGVAEKMGETPIPEEYMKAELFHIAPIPPEEQLKAMERLEGKRISLDFNPTYYEDYRKKPELVRELVSRSEVIFPNEREARLITGLEDVRKSAEELYSWGAELVVITRGERGVLIYDGDFHEFPALPVKGEIDPTGAGDAFAGGFLAGYSRGKPLEECARLGLEMARRTLMKTGSWAISL
- a CDS encoding DUF58 domain-containing protein → MQGLSGIPFQPARFPEEEVEEKGPSPTAKLALFFLALWAIPVVAVATLHWGAVYLILPYITLLSSAYVLFKPSGEVKVWRVIPHDRFLEGEEVEVELHVKPDFRADHLLIRDVVPGDLEVTSGSPSKVFSLNPGEEGVLKYTVRMKRGIHTFERVEVIYKDPFGFFSIEAYADAFTEVIGVPVLYDVETPYSTRGTKITVGPLPSPLVGEGLEFHAVREYRPGDPLKIINWKATARTGKIMANEFESERKVDVVFIVDASASNGPVFDYLIRAAASLMLNALNDGTSFGLLLAEEIPLWVRVDYGKRHFFKCIDFLSTAKPDKNNLIAYQVEHLVKRAFPPRAQILYFSPLITDESRRALKILAEHNYRVVVISPNPNSVYEPKGEEEELAMRLVEARRKATLKSLSGYGLIVDWNVKKPLKSAIAEAMSR
- a CDS encoding MoxR family ATPase, which produces MRIEKVHEKSELILKEVGKAIVGKENVLKMLLATILADGHVLIEDLPGLAKTLMAKSFASALGLEFRRVQFTPDLLPSDILGVSVFNQKTLEFEFRRGPVFTNILLADEINRSPPKTQSALLEAMQERQVTVEGNTYTLPKPFVVIATQNPIEQEGTYPLPEAQLDRFLVRLRVGYPTREQEKEILRRRIERKREDVEINPVVSAEEVTEMQRAIEDVYVSEPVLDYIVDIVIATRNDRRSLDVGASPRGSLALLKLSRAYAAINGRDYVIPDDVKAVAVPALSHRLILKRELWYTRVSQESVMEKILEKVPVPKFE
- a CDS encoding DUF4129 domain-containing protein, which produces MSTRGRFLLLLLTVLVLLALLLNSHAFSRPHEHTPEPVGVLDAVVMAGFLGGLIMILFLFLYFRDIKGAKRRFEEENTSLFSFIALSIILILMFRFMGRSSSEGQGFTGTCARVNGTLLNCTPYMKPLGTAGAKTSIQFMSSSLYLHLYLLFLVPLLLLFAYLGFHYYRLARAELERKRKVERAMAFDRKLDELGLERFSNPKEAVVEIYKNAVLWLEGLGVPYRESWTHWEHAEHVRYMHEAFEELTRLFEKARYAPEVLGWDDAYRALEIYNRLRGKARELVEGAG
- a CDS encoding DUF2118 domain-containing protein → MKVPRLYVEGNREDCVEGKRVIRDCVIIDGNVEVWLGKSEEVPGFVSEKAKFLAREVYDRFYLYVDQTTGKVEADAIIVLPDGRTRIYLRRGDGLMLLPVEGFTKTLIANVGNRVRTGDAFAAVTTRKGEVHYLKPPRNGTVVFIDEITNRPHYVYYILPEE
- a CDS encoding type II secretion system F family protein; the protein is MPRGGIATGLVSIIERVLPERWLKRYELLIYSAGINFLAAEYIVLSLILSFIVGVAVLLFSTTINSILAFISVLIGLIYAYPYWRVMKKTEEMEKFLPDAFFYLASSLRAGISFSEALEELTTAKFGALTDEFRKTVAEIRKGRPTVDALRAFAIRNRRSPVIYRSMMIVIEALERGAPMSEVLVSVANDVREILRIQKERKASTGMQTMFFIITSGFVGPMILGIVGKVMESMSGAGTGISLPIQAIQNVIFGFVVLQAIVSGIGIGVIREGKYTSGLKYAFLLVAMGVIIYRSMLSVNISAGLF
- a CDS encoding type II secretion system F family protein yields the protein MAVIDFLEDLGRKISEGARRPLKKVPKAQIQERLRRLKELQMETPEGRLEEEREKLVEEVLQWRKEEISKPLSERLAEALLRHFRGPISSLTQSFKGLDYDLFRASMFISKEKYVAQMLVVSFFAGIFAFIFAYLMYMPLETSILIGLLGFLGGFGYMRQYPRMVWKRRVTEVERALPYALRHMASLLSAGVGIEEAILSVARADYGVLSEEFDLMLRDMRTGASLEEALQRFEEKMASDKVSRVVKQILRAVKFGGNLSDILYKMAEDFAFEYRMRLVEYVQKVNGVSFVYMFMTIVMPTMFIVGILAGSIMAQALIFDIQTMAIILLVAFPGLSLIIINLIKKAEPR